The following proteins come from a genomic window of Rissa tridactyla isolate bRisTri1 chromosome 25, bRisTri1.patW.cur.20221130, whole genome shotgun sequence:
- the LOC128901401 gene encoding olfactory receptor 14J1-like encodes LHYGTLLGSRACVHMAAAAWGTGFLNALLHTASTFSLPLCQGNAVGQFFCEIPQILKLSCSDAYLREAGLLILSCFSAFVCFVFIVLSYVQIFRVVLRIPSEQGRHKAFSTCLPHLAVVSLFVSTGIFAYLKPPSISFPSLDLVVAVLYSVVPPVSCTL; translated from the exons ctgcactacgggaccctcctgggcagcagagcttgtgtccacatggcagcagctgcctggggcactgggtttctcaatgctctcctgcacacggccagtacattttccctacccctctgccagggcaatgctgtgggccagttcttctgtgaaatcccccagatcctcaagctctcctgctcagatgcctacctcagggaagctgggcttctcatATTAAGTTGCTTTTcagcttttgtgtgttttgtgttcatcgtgctgtcctatgtgcagatcttcagggtcgtgctgaggatcccctctgagcagggacggcacaaagccttttccacgtgcctccctcacctggccgtggtctccctgtttgtcagcacaggcatttttgcttacctgaagcccccctccatctctttcccatccctggatctggtggtggcagtgctgtactcagtggtgcctcca GTCTCGTGTACCTTGTGA
- the LOC128901439 gene encoding olfactory receptor 14J1-like — translation ITQFLLLPLADTRELQLLHFGLFLGTYLAALLANGLIITTIACDHRLHTPMYFFLLNLALLDLGSISTTVPKSMANSLWDTRAISYAGCAAQVFFLFFCAATEVYLLTVMSYDRYVAICKPLHYGTLLGSRACVHMAAAAWGTGFLNALLHTASTFSLPLCQGNAVGQFFCEIPQILKLSCSDYYFREAGLLVVGACLGFGCFVFIVLSYVQIFRVVLRIPSEQGRHKAFSTCLPHLAVLSLFVSTGIFAYLKPPSISSTVLNLVVAVLYSVVPPAVNPLIYSMRNQELKDALR, via the coding sequence atcacccagttcctcctcctgccattggcagacacacgggagctgcagctcttgcacttcgggctcttcctgggcacctacctggctgccctcctggccaatggcctcatcatcaccaccatcgcctgtgaccaccgcctccacacccccatgtacttcttcctcctcaacctcgccctccttgacctgggctccatctccaccactgtccccaaatctatggccaattccctctgggacacaagggccatctcctatgcaggatgtgctgcacaggtctttttcttgtttttctgtgctgcaacagaggtttatcttctcactgtcatgtcttacgaccgctacgttgccatctgcaaacctcTGCACTatgggaccctcctgggcagcagagcttgtgtccacatggcagcagctgcctggggcactgggtttctcaatgctctcctgcacacggccagtacattttccctacccctctgccagggcaatgctgtgggccagttcttctgtgaaatcccccagatcctcaagctctcctgttcagactactacttcagggaagctgggcttcttgtggttggtgcctgtttaggctttggttgttttgttttcattgtgctgtcctatgtgcagatcttcagggtcgtgctgaggatcccctctgagcagggacggcacaaagccttttccacgtgcctccctcacctggctgtgctctccctgtttgtcagcacaggcatttttgcctacctgaagcccccctccatctcctccacagttctaaatctggtggtggcagttctgtactcagtggtgcctccagcagtgaaccccctcatctacagcatgaggaaccaggagctcaaggatgccctaagg
- the LOC128901399 gene encoding olfactory receptor 14A16-like: protein MSNSSSITQFLLLALADTRELQLLHFGLFLGIYLAALLANGLIIGAIACDHHLHTPMYFFLLNLALLDLGSISTTVPKSMANSFWDTRAISYAGCAAQVFFFVFCAATEVYLLTVMSYDRYVAICKPLHYGTLLGSRACVHMAAAAWGTGFLNALLHTASTFSLPLCQGNAVGQFFCEIPQILKLSCSDAYLRELGLLILSALLVFGCFVFIVLSYVQIFRVVLRIPSEQGRHKAFSTCLPHLAVVSLFISTGIFSHLKPPSISSPSLDLVMAVLYSVVPPAVNPLIYSMRNQELKESIRKVIYWMFVNVDKFSITVHK, encoded by the coding sequence atgtccaacagcagctccatcacccagttcctcctcctggcattggcagacacacgggagctgcagctcttgcacttcgggctcttcctgggcatctacttggctgccctcctggccaacggcctcatcatcggCGCTatagcctgtgaccaccacctccacacccccatgtacttcttcctcctcaacctcgccctccttgacctgggctccatctccaccactgtccccaaatctatggccaattccttctgggacaccagggccatctcctatgcaggatgtgccgcacaggtctttttctttgttttctgtgctgcaacagaggtttatcttctcaccgtcatgtcctatgaccgctacgttgccatctgcaaacccctgcactacgggaccctcctgggcagcagagcttgtgtccacatggcagcagctgcctggggcactgggtttctcaatgctctcctgcacacggccagtacattttccctacccctctgccagggcaatgctgtgggccagttcttctgtgaaatcccccagatcctcaagctctcctgctcagatgccTACCTCAGGGAACTTGGGCTTCTTATATTAAGTGCTTTGTTagtttttggatgttttgttttcattgtcctgtcctacgtgcagatcttcagggtcgtgctgaggatcccctctgagcagggacggcacaaagccttttccacgtgcctccctcacctggccgtggtctccctctttatcagtaCTGGCATATTTTctcacctgaagcccccctccatctcctccccatcgcTGGATCTGGTgatggcagtgctgtactcagtggtacctccagcagtgaaccccctcatctacagcatgaggaaccaggagctcaaggagtcCATTAGGAAAGTCATTTATTGGATGTTTGTCAATGTTGATAAATTTTCCATCACTGTCCACAAATGA